TTTTAGAAGAATCTGCCCCCATCGAACCATTCCGATGACCTTGACAGGTGCCAGTGGCTCGTCTCACTCGTCTCTGTGGTTTTTTTAAGTTTTGGTCCTTTCTGGCTGGAAATTTTTTGCAGCAGAAATGTTGTTCCTCTCTGTCACTGATAAAATAGTATATATGGTTTCCCTTCTCGCACATCGTCCACTTGGGACCGATGTCTGGTATATAGTATAGGTTGGAAAGAAATTAAAGGGAATGAAGGTTCCTATTCCCTTCAGTCTCCGGCCACTTTAGGGCTATTGAAGAAAGGAATCCTGGCAGTGCCGGATCAGCTGCGTTGCATTATTGCCATTTCTGGGCTGAGCAGTTAGCCACATTATACCATTAGGGCAAATGTATTGTTCCATATCATAAAATGATCCACGACAGTGATCATGTATACTGCATGTCGAGACATTCTTCATCGACATTCTTTGAGCCTTAAGTTCTCTTGGTGGAGGAAAAAAGAACGTGAAGCACCTTCACGATTACGTTACTAAATTATGCAAAATCAGCGTCTTGAGTCCCCATAAAGAAACCTGGGCCACAAGGAGGGGAAAATAATGGGAAAGATATATTCATTCTAATATACCAGAAACTTCAGTTAAAACAGAGGTAGACAACGtaataaaaggaaagaagttggCCTCCAAGAAGAAACTGTGCTTGGATTTAGTTTACATGCTTTAACATCAATTCTAATTACTCCTTGCGCAAATCGATCCCGGCCTTTTTAGCAACAGCATCAAGTCCATTCTTCTCGATGGTCTTTAGTGCTTTTGTCGATAGGCGGAGCTTTACATACCGCTTTCCGGCTTCCCACCAGATCTTCTTGTATTGAAGGTTCACAAACTGCAACTTCTTTGTCTTGTGGTTTGAGAAGGACACCTTGTTTGCCTTGTTAGCCTTCTTCCCCGTGAAGGGGCATATGCGTCCTGAAAAGCCAAGCAGATTATTTAGCTCAATTAGAGCAATGGCTCAGATATCCGATGAGTGAATGATATGCCCATGTCAGAGCCAATTACGACTCCAAGTCAACAGTAAGGTTTCATGAACAAGAACATAGGCAAAGCAGAAAGATCGATTCCAGCTTAAGTTCTAGAATGGTTGCGCAACCAAATTACAGAGCAAAACTGCTTATGAATTAGCACGATAAGAAACATACAATTTACAAAATAACTGTATcggaaaggaaaggaatttCAGATGCCGCACAAAACCATTAGAGCAACTCTTCTTGCAGTTGGCTGTTCCTCCAATTCgctgaagttctttgcttaattttttattcttataagAGGCCTCACCAACGGCCACCTGTAGAAAAGGTCAATAGAACCCACGACCTCGTGACTACCCACGGTGCATATGTGCATCCTATCCACTTGCACTAACCCTCAGGAGATCTCTTTCCCTATCGAGACAATGAGAACTCTTATTTCTCAATGCATGTCTTGGTTGCACAATGAGAACAAGAGTCGAGACCGAACTAGGAAGGAGTAGTAGTATCTTGCTAGTAAGAAAAAATCGCTCTTCCGAACGGAAAGCCTATAGTCGAACCCCCTGATCTAACATAACACTCACCAGCATGTTTCCCAAGACTACAAGCTACCTTCACTCGACCAAAcaacaagaaaaaaaggaaattcggGACATAGCAAAGAAACTCAACGAACATAGCACAGTCAATTTTGAAACCCAAATTCAAACCAATAAACCTCGTATGTAAAGGGGCTTCCCGAACTAGAGTGGAATCAATCACACTTGAGAACTACTCAAGCAACTGTTTACGGCAACTTCTCTGAGCAAAATGCGGACGGGGAATGGCAAATTGAGCAAAACAGGGAATGTGATTCAGTCAGAGCAATTCATCCAAACCCAAAATGCAGCTCGGTTCAGCATTGCCGGTAAACGGGTTTCCAAATGCTTCATGACCAAACTTAAAGCACGACGGCAATTACCAAATCTCATTACTGATTGATTGCCCCACT
The sequence above is drawn from the Punica granatum isolate Tunisia-2019 chromosome 5, ASM765513v2, whole genome shotgun sequence genome and encodes:
- the LOC116207843 gene encoding 50S ribosomal protein L28, chloroplastic, with the protein product MATSGLLSGNPASLCFRRAVLSRTAPPRASAASSSSTELGFVTSQLTGLRISVDRCVFPQPYRATPAPLLLPVARRICPFTGKKANKANKVSFSNHKTKKLQFVNLQYKKIWWEAGKRYVKLRLSTKALKTIEKNGLDAVAKKAGIDLRKE